A region from the Bacteroidota bacterium genome encodes:
- a CDS encoding T9SS type A sorting domain-containing protein yields MKNIYLLLALISWFSASLSAQTRIYSPALRAPANNATGQMPDVLLDWDAVTGQGFVVTYEVQLARNADFSDAITFPPVTVTALQMNELLFNTVYYWRVRASDGTLTSDWSEPFSFRVTNSVSITGPANQSNQMPNPLITWSPLTGVTQYEMQVDTAYSWANMVSGVTAQLNDVFELSANQAWAVGNGGTILQYNGTSWTPLTSGTTQNLNDVFFVDANNGWAVGQAGTILYFNGTAWAPQTSGVTANLNGVFFTSATNGYAVGASATVLRWDGNSWSPVSSGITGNVTLNAIHGLDANNIWIAGTAGNFSYFNGTSWSNGIIANREITGLWALAPDKIWASARAGRIFYFNGQSWAEQASGSTRDLWDVCMLSENNGFIVGSNGTLIQFNGTEWGVIASGTTQNLNGIYLMDANTGFIVGNSGAIIKFQGEGFNSPYLKSFPLSASLSELRLANLAFGANHYVRMRASHAQSTSDWSSPRSFFVNASPTLTSPANNATNIALDTLVRWSAMTGIVNYTIQRSLTPDFADPFTFESSTNEYRFQGMSFGRDYYWRVRARHAGGNSFWSPVFKFTTASTVTPTAPANNATNVIRLPRFQWQHIRGTEKYQLQFGTSNTFDPAVTNTQMPTSSSFQTVFLLAPQTTYFWRVRGIQGLDTTNWSQTFSFVTTSETSIGENPSASIRIHPNPGQGLFTISAPGMVGTIELEVYNLVGKRVYHQPAIENSLLENQRFDLRNLGKGVYLLKLQSSTGQSATRKLMIE; encoded by the coding sequence ATGAAGAATATTTACCTCCTTCTCGCACTGATTTCCTGGTTTTCGGCCAGCCTTTCGGCACAGACAAGGATTTATTCCCCTGCCCTGCGCGCACCTGCCAATAACGCCACAGGCCAGATGCCCGACGTGTTGCTCGATTGGGATGCCGTTACAGGTCAGGGCTTTGTTGTCACATACGAGGTGCAGCTTGCCCGCAATGCCGACTTTTCCGACGCCATCACCTTTCCTCCGGTCACTGTCACCGCCCTGCAGATGAACGAACTGCTTTTCAATACGGTTTATTACTGGCGGGTGCGTGCCTCCGATGGCACACTCACTTCCGACTGGTCGGAACCATTTTCATTCCGTGTGACCAATTCTGTTAGCATTACAGGCCCTGCCAACCAGTCGAACCAAATGCCAAACCCGCTCATTACCTGGTCGCCGCTCACCGGAGTGACCCAATATGAAATGCAGGTGGACACGGCCTATTCGTGGGCCAATATGGTTTCGGGTGTGACTGCACAACTCAATGATGTATTTGAGTTGTCGGCCAATCAGGCCTGGGCAGTTGGCAACGGTGGCACCATCCTCCAGTACAATGGCACCAGCTGGACACCTTTGACCAGTGGTACTACCCAAAATCTGAACGACGTATTTTTTGTGGATGCCAACAATGGTTGGGCAGTGGGTCAGGCAGGCACCATTCTTTATTTCAATGGTACGGCATGGGCGCCCCAAACTTCCGGGGTCACTGCAAACCTCAACGGAGTCTTTTTCACTTCCGCAACCAACGGTTATGCTGTTGGTGCCTCTGCAACCGTACTGCGCTGGGATGGAAACAGTTGGTCGCCGGTTAGTTCAGGAATCACCGGAAACGTGACGCTCAATGCAATACATGGTCTAGACGCCAACAACATATGGATTGCAGGTACAGCCGGTAACTTCTCCTATTTTAACGGAACCAGCTGGAGCAATGGCATTATTGCCAACCGCGAAATCACCGGACTTTGGGCTCTGGCGCCTGATAAGATCTGGGCTTCAGCACGCGCCGGACGCATCTTTTATTTCAACGGCCAAAGCTGGGCCGAGCAGGCATCCGGCTCCACCCGCGACCTCTGGGATGTGTGCATGCTCAGCGAAAACAACGGCTTCATCGTTGGCTCCAACGGCACCCTGATTCAATTCAACGGAACAGAATGGGGTGTGATCGCCAGTGGTACCACACAAAACCTGAATGGCATCTACCTTATGGATGCCAATACAGGATTTATTGTCGGAAACTCCGGTGCCATCATCAAGTTCCAGGGTGAAGGTTTCAATAGCCCTTATCTCAAAAGCTTCCCACTTTCCGCCAGCCTTTCAGAATTGAGGCTTGCTAACCTTGCATTTGGCGCCAACCACTATGTGCGCATGCGTGCCAGCCACGCCCAATCTACTTCCGATTGGTCATCGCCAAGGTCGTTCTTTGTCAACGCCAGCCCCACCCTCACCAGCCCGGCCAACAATGCCACAAACATTGCACTGGACACCCTGGTGCGCTGGAGCGCCATGACAGGAATCGTCAATTACACCATTCAGCGTTCGCTCACCCCCGACTTTGCTGATCCCTTCACCTTCGAAAGCTCGACAAACGAATACCGGTTCCAGGGCATGTCGTTCGGGCGCGATTACTACTGGCGGGTGAGGGCGCGCCATGCCGGAGGCAATTCATTCTGGTCGCCGGTGTTCAAGTTTACCACAGCCTCCACCGTCACACCCACTGCGCCTGCAAATAATGCCACCAACGTGATCAGGCTCCCGCGCTTCCAATGGCAACACATTAGGGGAACCGAAAAATATCAACTTCAGTTTGGCACAAGTAACACTTTTGACCCTGCTGTTACCAATACACAAATGCCAACAAGCAGTTCGTTCCAGACCGTCTTCCTGCTGGCACCTCAAACCACCTATTTCTGGCGTGTTCGTGGCATCCAGGGGCTGGATACCACCAACTGGAGCCAGACCTTTTCATTTGTAACCACAAGTGAAACTTCTATTGGTGAAAACCCCTCGGCCAGCATCCGCATCCATCCCAATCCGGGTCAGGGCCTCTTTACTATCAGTGCACCGGGAATGGTTGGTACCATCGAACTGGAGGTGTATAACCTGGTGGGTAAACGTGTTTACCATCAGCCCGCCATCGAAAACAGCCTGCTCGAAAACCAGCGATTCGACCTGCGCAATCTGGGTAAAGGAGTTTACCTGCTCAAGCTCCAAAGCAGCACCGGACAATCAGCGACGCGCAAGCTCATGATAGAGTAA
- a CDS encoding T9SS type A sorting domain-containing protein, with protein sequence MRKGLLLSGILLIFCFNHLISNPVNDNNPASAPLSDEAYLHMLRSNQHTGKLDPAHVLEARNQVNRMVSNKNQTNLNWTPLGPDNYGGKTKAIIYDSRDPQKITLLAGSTGGGIWRTVNEGVTWQPVSSLNLTVSCMVQAPNGDIYVGTGDGFGAHLLTGLNDMAYTTGFMGNGIWKSTDGTNFTQLPATVPQPNDNNAAWAFINELAINSSGHIFAATNAGLRYSTDGGNSWQIAKDNNGNDLSLNATDVQVGSDGTLMAAVDNKVYISKNGDPQAFVLRSTAESNTLPTADVSRVELAVAPSDPNIMYAVLINSFGIHLGIYRSGDKGDTWSVILPATTSVNPYNQRGLYNNHITVFPNDPNRIILGGVNLWQGRRVLEAGLYAWDVVSSSAGSLFSPLYVHFGQQRVVFKPGSNTTFFVATDGGIFKGEVNGDLFNYSNGNRNYMTAQFYTVAPSGIENRVLGGAQDQGTIFISGEGNTFRQGEKLYTPTTSGGSCVVSTINPNAIVVSATAGSMQRSEDMAFTFSTQFLLASGFGNPQAFRTPIALWESFTNENSRDSITFKAKRNYSPGAQVKARSTNFDQPFLTNLPAGVGLNQGDTIRLKDPVSTRLFIAVANRLWMTKEFLNFAKTPEWFEISNSTVGFTGIPQSIAYSADGNHVWVGMRDGKLFRISNIALAYNATLASVTSPQCIVATRQMQLLVPGTSTPVSQAITSISVDPKNPNNVMVTLANYGNDHYVFATTNGLDGNPLFVSKQGNLPKMPVYSGVIEMTNNGLAIVGTEMGIFHTNNLFDTNPVWLADQNLANIPVMDLKQQIINKTPDTLQLINVDTLVVNFPGATNYGILYAATFGRGLMRCNDFRMPVGIGEQQIAGSSKNFPVLVYPTPASGFARAEFELPAEAELRYSIFNQSGQLIETRQLGRMTPGKQQIRIDLNGYRSGSYLLMLDAGQQKSTVKFLVY encoded by the coding sequence ATGAGAAAAGGACTTCTACTCTCTGGTATCCTTTTGATTTTTTGCTTTAACCACCTGATTTCCAATCCTGTTAACGACAACAATCCGGCCTCCGCACCCTTGAGCGACGAGGCTTATCTGCACATGCTTCGCAGCAATCAGCACACTGGCAAGCTCGATCCGGCCCATGTGCTCGAAGCCAGAAATCAGGTGAACCGCATGGTTAGCAACAAAAACCAGACGAATCTGAACTGGACGCCGCTTGGACCGGACAATTATGGTGGCAAGACCAAAGCCATCATTTACGACTCGCGCGACCCGCAGAAAATCACACTGCTGGCAGGCTCGACAGGCGGCGGCATCTGGCGGACGGTAAACGAGGGCGTCACCTGGCAGCCGGTGAGCAGCCTCAACCTCACGGTAAGTTGCATGGTACAGGCCCCCAATGGCGACATCTATGTGGGAACAGGTGATGGCTTTGGCGCCCACCTGCTCACCGGCCTCAACGACATGGCCTACACCACCGGCTTTATGGGCAACGGCATCTGGAAATCGACGGACGGAACCAATTTCACCCAATTGCCCGCCACCGTTCCCCAGCCAAACGACAACAATGCCGCATGGGCTTTCATCAACGAGCTTGCTATCAACAGCAGCGGCCACATATTCGCAGCCACCAATGCGGGTTTGCGCTACAGCACCGACGGCGGCAACAGCTGGCAGATTGCCAAAGACAACAACGGCAACGATCTCAGCCTGAATGCCACCGATGTGCAGGTTGGCTCCGACGGCACCCTGATGGCCGCAGTTGATAACAAGGTGTACATCAGCAAAAATGGAGATCCGCAAGCCTTTGTGCTCCGCTCCACGGCCGAAAGCAACACCCTCCCCACAGCCGACGTATCACGCGTTGAACTTGCTGTAGCCCCTTCCGATCCGAATATCATGTATGCAGTGCTGATCAATTCGTTCGGCATACATCTGGGTATCTATCGCTCCGGCGACAAAGGCGACACATGGAGCGTGATTCTTCCGGCCACTACGAGTGTTAATCCATACAACCAGAGAGGTTTATACAACAACCACATTACGGTGTTCCCCAACGACCCGAACCGCATCATCCTTGGTGGTGTCAATCTTTGGCAAGGAAGGCGCGTGCTCGAGGCCGGCCTCTATGCCTGGGACGTAGTATCGTCGAGTGCTGGCAGCCTTTTCAGTCCGCTTTATGTGCACTTCGGACAGCAAAGAGTTGTTTTCAAACCCGGCAGCAACACCACCTTCTTTGTGGCTACCGATGGTGGGATATTCAAAGGTGAGGTGAACGGTGATTTGTTTAATTATTCGAACGGCAACCGCAATTACATGACTGCCCAGTTCTACACCGTGGCCCCCTCGGGCATCGAAAACAGGGTATTGGGCGGTGCACAAGATCAGGGCACTATCTTCATCTCAGGCGAAGGTAATACTTTTCGTCAGGGCGAAAAGCTTTATACGCCTACCACGTCAGGAGGCTCTTGTGTAGTTTCTACAATCAACCCAAATGCCATTGTCGTTTCGGCCACAGCTGGAAGCATGCAGAGGTCAGAAGACATGGCCTTTACCTTCTCCACGCAGTTCCTGCTTGCTTCAGGATTCGGCAACCCGCAGGCCTTCCGCACACCCATTGCCTTGTGGGAAAGCTTCACCAATGAAAACAGCCGCGACAGCATTACTTTCAAAGCAAAGAGAAACTATTCGCCGGGTGCTCAGGTGAAGGCCAGAAGCACCAATTTCGACCAGCCATTTCTTACCAACCTGCCAGCTGGCGTAGGCCTGAATCAAGGCGATACCATCCGCCTGAAAGATCCCGTTTCGACCAGGTTGTTCATTGCAGTGGCCAACCGTCTCTGGATGACCAAAGAATTCCTGAACTTTGCCAAAACCCCCGAGTGGTTCGAAATCTCCAACAGCACTGTTGGGTTTACCGGCATCCCGCAGTCCATTGCTTACTCAGCCGACGGCAACCATGTGTGGGTAGGCATGCGCGACGGCAAATTGTTCCGCATCTCCAACATTGCGCTGGCTTACAATGCAACACTTGCCAGTGTAACCAGCCCCCAATGCATTGTAGCCACAAGGCAGATGCAACTTTTGGTACCCGGCACCTCCACCCCGGTAAGCCAGGCCATCACTTCCATTTCCGTTGACCCCAAGAATCCAAATAACGTGATGGTTACCCTGGCCAACTATGGCAACGATCATTATGTTTTTGCCACCACCAACGGCCTCGATGGGAACCCCCTGTTTGTGAGCAAGCAGGGCAACCTGCCCAAAATGCCTGTTTACTCGGGTGTGATCGAAATGACCAACAACGGGTTGGCCATCGTTGGTACAGAGATGGGTATTTTCCACACCAACAATCTGTTCGACACCAACCCTGTCTGGTTAGCCGACCAAAACCTGGCCAACATCCCGGTGATGGATCTCAAGCAGCAAATCATCAATAAAACCCCCGACACCTTGCAGCTCATCAACGTGGACACCCTCGTGGTGAACTTCCCCGGAGCTACAAACTATGGTATTCTATATGCTGCCACTTTCGGTCGCGGTCTGATGCGCTGCAACGACTTCCGCATGCCGGTAGGCATAGGCGAACAACAGATTGCTGGCAGTAGCAAAAACTTCCCCGTTTTGGTTTACCCCACACCTGCCAGTGGCTTTGCCCGCGCCGAATTTGAGCTGCCCGCTGAAGCCGAACTCCGCTACAGCATCTTCAATCAGTCGGGCCAACTCATCGAAACACGCCAGCTCGGCAGGATGACACCCGGCAAACAACAAATACGCATCGATTTGAACGGATACCGCAGCGGCAGTTACCTGCTGATGCTCGACGCAGGTCAGCAAAAGTCCACTGTCAAATTCCTGGTTTACTAA